GTGGGAAATCTCCCCCTCGCCCCAGTTAGACAAACCCCGACATTTTCGCTGTTGACCTGCAAAAATGCCGCGTCTAGCCAAACAGTGACGGAGATCGTGCTACTTGACGCACAGGTGTGCGTGAATGCACCACAACCGACCTTTTCCTGGACGACCCATGACTATGGCGCCCAGCCTGCCCCGAGTACACACTGGGGCGTGTCACGGGGAGGCAGATCATGACCGCACAGGCAGGGCCGTCACTGGCGACGGCGTCCGGGCGACGCCCCGAGCTGGACGCGATGCGCGCCCTCGTGGTCGTCGGGCTGGTGTTCTTCCACGCGTCGCTGGTCTTCGACTCGCGCGACGACTTCTACGTCAAGAACGCGGAGACGACCGACATCACGTTCATCATCGCGGGGCTCTGCGTGATCTGGGCGATGCCGCTGCTGTTCCTCATCGCCGGGCTGGGCTCCTGGCACTCGATGCGGCGCAGGGGCCCCGGCGGGTTCGCCGGGGAACGGCTGCTGCGGCTCGGCGTGCCGCTGGTCTTCGCCCTGGTGGTCCTGCTGCCGCTGCCCCAGTGGCTGCGGGCGCGGGGGGAGGGCTACACCGGGTCCTACGGGGAGTTCTGGCCGCGCTTCTTCTCGGTGCGGCTCGACCTGGCCGACTTCCCGTTCATCCTCGAAGGCGAGCACTTCGAGACCGGGCACCTGTGGTTCGTCGTGCTGCTGCTGACGTTCTCGCTGCTGCTGGCGCCGCTGGTGCGCTGGGTGCCGCGCGGCTGGGCCGGGCGCGCCCGCGCGCGGCTGGTCGCCGTCTCGCGGCCCAGGGGCGCGTTACTGCTGCTCGGGCTGCCCGTCGCGGCGGTCTGCGCGGTGATCGGGCTGGCCGAGGAGTTCGGCGGCTGGGACCGCTGGGCGTACCTCGTGTTCTTCCTGTACGGCTTCCTGCTCGTGACCGATCGCGACTTCCGCACGGCCATGCGGCGCGACCGGGTGCCCGCAGCGGTGGCGGCCGTGGCGCTGCTGGCGGTGGGCATGCCCGGCTTCATCCTGGTCGGCCAGGACCCGGGCACCGACCCGTTCAGGGACCTGACCCCGCTCGCGGTCGGGGTCCGGACGCTGTACGGCCTGGCCGGCTGGTGCGCGCTGGTGGCGATCCTCGGCGCCCTCGACCGCCCGCGCACCGGGCCGCCGTCACCCGGGCGGCGCCGCGGCTGGTACGCCTACCTCGCGCCCGCCGTGCTGCCGCTCTACATCCTGCACCAGCCGATCGTCGTGGCCGTGGCCTACTTCGTGGTCGGCTGGCGGGCGCCCATCCTGGCGGAGTACCTGGTCATCGTGGCGATCTCACTCGCGCTGACCGTGCTGGCCTACGACCTGCTGGTGCGGCGGACCAGGGTGACCAGGTTCCTGTTCGGGATGCGGGAGCCTACGGCAGGGTCAGGATGACCGGGCCGTCCTCGGTGATGGCCACCGTGTGCTCGACGTGCACGCTCCTGCTGCCGTCGCCCGTGCACACCGACCACCCGTCGGAGGACATGTAGTAGCGGTCGCCGCCGCCGGCCATCAGGCTGGGCTCGATCGCGATCACCAGCCCGGGCCGCAGCCGCAGCCCCCGCCCGGCGCGGGCCTCGTTGGGCACGAACGGCTCCTCGTGCATGGCCCGGCCGATGCCGTGGCCGCCGAAGTCGTTCTGCATGCCGTAACCGGCGCCGCGCCCGACGGTGGACATCGCGTGCCCGATGTCGCCCATCCGGCCGCCGGGCCTGGCCGCCTCGATGCCCGCCGCGAGCGTCTCCTCGGCGACCCTGATCAGTTTGAGGTCCTCCGCGCGCTGCTCGCCGACGGCGAAGCTGACCGTCCCGTCGGCGTGCCACCCGTCGATGTACGCGGCGCAGTCGACGCTGATCAGATCACCGTCCTTCAGCCGGTACGGCGACGGCAGCCCGTGCAGCATGACACCGTTGACGGAGGTGCAGATCACGCCCGGATACGGCATGGCCCCGAACGACGGGTGATACCCGAGGAACGACGCCTTCGCCCTGGCCTCCGCGATGACGGTCCTGGCCACCTCGTCCAGCTCCTTGAGCGAGACCCCCACCGCCGCCTGCTCCCGCACGGCGGCATGGACGGCGGCGACGACCTTGCCGGACTCCCGCATCGCGGCGATCTCACCGGCCGACTTGTACTCGATCACAGCCCCTCCTTGCCGATAACTATACCGGTATTATTATCACGCTTCTCGGGGCGATATGGAGAGCCTCTACCCGGGCCGGCCCACCCCTCTCCTTCCCGGGCGGACGGACCGGTCTCATACCGTGATCACAGCCTTGCCCTTCGTGTGCCCCCGCTCCACGCGCGCGATGGCCGCCGGCACCTCGATGACGTCAGGCGAGCCGTTAGCGGATGGCATTCATCGCAGCTCCTCTTACGCCCGAAAGAAGACGCTGACACGTGAAAGCCATCCCTCTCGTCACTCTTCGGCGAGCACCCCCGCGAAGGGATCTCCGCCCTCACCCGCGAAGCTGTGCGCGCCGCCCTCGATGCGCTCGATGAGCCCCAGCGTCCACGCCTCGCCCGCCTCGGCCGAGTGCACCCACAGGCGGGTGATCTCGCCGATGTGCCCCTCGGGGGCGGGGTAGGCGGTCACGGACCCGCGCCAGGCGCGCAGGTGCTCGACGCGCTGCCGCAGCAGGGCCAGCGCCTCCTCACGGGGCAGATCCGCCATGAAGCCGAGCCCGGCCGACAGCAGGTCCAGCCGGTCGTGCGTGGTGAGCGCGCCGCGCAGCAGCGAGAAGTACTCGGCCACGCCCTTGTCGGTGAGCTCGTACTCCGTGCGCGGCGGCCCGCCGACCGTGCTCGGCGCGATGTCGTAGGCGTGCAGGAAACCCTGCTTGGCCAGCTGCTTCAACGCGTGGTAGATCGACCCTGGCTTGGTGTTCGACCACTCGTCCGCGCCCCAGAACTGCAGGTCGTTGCGTACCTGATAACCGTGGGCGCGCCCGTGCCGCCGTACCGCGCCCAGGACCAGCAATCGAATCGCCGACACTCTATTCAACCTTGACTAGATGGGAAGAGGAACGGCGGGCGGGGAGCAGGCCCCGCCCGCCGCGTTCGATGCTCAGGCCTTGAGCCAGCTCATCATCGGGCGGAGCTTGGCGCCGGTCTTCTCGATCGGGTTCTCGGCCAGCTCGTCACGGTAGCGCTGGAACTCCTTCTGCCCGCTGTCGAACTCCTCGACGAGCTGACGGGCGAAGGTGCCGTCCTGCACCTCGGCCAGGATGCGGCGCATCTCCTGGCGCGACTCCTCGTTGATCACGCGCGGGCCGCGCGTGTAACCGCCGTACTCGGCCGTGTCGGAGACCGACCAGTACATCTTCGAGATGCCGCCCTCGTACATGAGGTCGACGATCAGCTTCATCTCGTGCAGGCACTCGAAGTAGGCCACCTCGGGCTGGTAGCCGGCCTCGATCAGCGTCTCGAAGCCCGCCTTGATCAGCTCGGAGACACCGCCGCACAGCACGGCCTGCTCACCGAACAGGTCGGTCTCCGTCTCCTCCTTGAACGTGGTGCGCAGCGCGCCGGCGCGGGTGCCGCCGATGCCCTTGGCGTAGGACAGCGCGAGGTCGAGCGCCTTGCCCGAGGCGTCCTTCTCCACGGCCACCAGACACGGCACGCCGCGCCCGGCCTCGAACTGACGGCGCACGAGGTGGCCGGGGCCCTTGGGGGCCACCATGCACACGTCCACACCCTCCGGGGCCTCGATGAGGCCGTAGCGGATGTTCAGGCCGTGGCCGAAGAACAGCGCGTCGCCCTCCACCAGGTTCGGGGCCACGGCCTCGGCGTACAGGTGGCGCTGGATGTGGTCCGGCGCCAGGATCATCGTGAGGTTGGCCTCCTCGACCGCCTCGGCCGGGGTGACCACGCGCAGGCCGTCGTTCTCGGCCTTCTCGCGGCTCTTGGAGCCCTCGGGCAGGCCGACGCGCACGTCCACGCCGGAGTCACGCAGGGAGAGCGCGTGGGCGTGGCCCTGGCTGCCGTACCCCAGCACGGCCACGTGGCGTCCCTGAATGATCGACAGGTCGGCCTGGTCGTCGTAGTAGATCTCGGTCACTTGCTCAAAACCTTTCAGGCGGTACGGTCCAGTGCCCTGAGGGACCGGTCGGTGATGGAGCGGGCACCGCGGCCGATGGCCACCATGCCCGATTGGACGAGTTCCTTGATCCCGAACGGCTCGAGGACCTTGACGAAGGCCTCCAGCTTGTCGGGAGTGCCGGTGACCTCGATGGTCACGGCGTCGGCCGCCACGTCGACGCAGCGGGCGCGGAAGAGGTTGACGAGCTCCAGCACGTGGGAGCGGCTCTCGGCGTCGGCCTTGACCTTGATCAGCATCAGCTCGCGCTGCACCGACTGGGTCGGGTCGAGCTCGACGATCTTGAGCACGTTCACCAGCTTGTTGAGCTGCTTGGTGACCTGCTCCAGCGGCAGCTCCTCGACGCTCACCACGATCGTCATGCGGGAGATGTCGTCGTGCTCGGTGGGCCCGACGGCCAGGGAGTCGATGTTGAACCCCCTGCGGCTGAACAGTGCCGACACGCGCGCGAGGACACCCGGCTTGTTCTCGACAAGCACGGACAGCGTGTGTCTACTCATCGTCGTTCTCCCACTTCGGAGCCATGTCACGGGCGATCTGGATGGTGTCGTTGCTGGTGCCCGCCGGGACCATGGGCCAGACCATGGCGTCCTGGTGGACGACGAAGTCGACGACGACGGGCACGTCGTTGATCTCCATGGCCTTCTTGATCACGGCGTCCACGTCCTCGGGACGCTCGCACCGCAGGCCCACACAACCATAGGCCTCCGCGAGCTTGACGAAGTCGGGGATGCGGCGGGGGGCCTGCAGGTCGGTGTTGGAGTAGCGCTGGTCGTAGAAGAGTGTCTGCCACTGGCGGACCATGCCGAGGTTACCGTTGTTGATGACCGCGATCTTGATCGGCACGCCCTCAAGGGCACAGGTGGCCAGCTCCTGGTTGGTCATCTGGAAGCAGCCGTCGCCGTCGATGGCCCACACGGTGGCGTCCGGGCAGCCCATCTTGGCGCCCATCGCGGCCGGCACGGCGAAGCCCATCGTGCCCGCGCCGCCGGAGTTGATGAACGTGCCCGGGTTCTCGTAGTCGATGAACTGCGAGGCCCACATCTGGTGCTGGCCCACCCCGGCCACGTAGTAGGCGTCGGGCCCGGCGATGGCGCTCAGCCGCTCCATGACGTACTGGGGGGCCAGCGAGCCGTCGTCGTACGTCTCGTACCCCAGCGGGTAGGTCTGCTTGTAACCGTTGAGGATCGTCCACCACTCGTCGTAGTCGCCCTTCTGGCCGGAGGCCTGGACGGCGGCGATGAGGTCGGTGAGAACCTCCTTGCAGTCGCCCACGATCGGCACGTCGGCGTGGCGGTTCTTGGAGATCTCGGCCGGGTCGATGTCGGCGTGCACGACCTTCGCGTACGGGGCGAAGGACGGCAGGTGGCCGGTCACCCGGTCGTCGAAGCGCACGCCCAGGCCGATGATCAGGTCGGACTTCTGCAGCGCGCCCACGGCGGAGACGCTGCCGTGCATGCCGGGCATGCCCATGTGCTGCGGGTGGCTGTCGGGGAACGTGCCGCGGGCCATCAGGGTGGTGATGACCGGGATGTTCGTCAGCTCGGCGAGCTGCAGCAGCTCCGCCGAGGCGCGGGCCTTGTGGACGCCGCCGCCGACGTACAGGACCGGCCGCTTGGACTCCGCGATCAGCTTGGCGGCCTCGCGGATCTGCTTGGAGTGCGGCCTGGTGACCGGGCGGTAGCCCGGCAACTGCATGGTGGGCGGCCAGCTGAACGTGGTCTCCGCCTGCAGCGCGTCCTTCGAGATGTCCACCAGGACCGGCCCTGGACGGCCGGTGGCGGCGATGTGGAAGGCCTCCGCGATCGTACGGGCGATGTCGCCGGCATCGGTGACCAGGAAGTTGTGCTTCGTGATCGGCATGGTGATGCCGGAGATGTCGGCCTCCTGGAAGGCGTCCGTGCCGATCATCGGGGAGGCCACCTGACCGGTGATCGCCACGATCGGCACCGAGTCCATGAAGGCGTCGGCAATCGGGGTCACCAGGTTGGTGGCGCCGGGGCCGCTCGTCGCCATGCACACCCCGACCTTGCCCGTGGCCTGCGCGTAGCCCTCGGCCGCGTGACCGGCGCCCTGCTCGTGCCGTACGAGCACGTGCCGGACCTTGGTCGAGTCGTAGAGAGGATCGTAGGCCGGCAGAATGGCACCGCCCGGGATCCCGAACACTGTGTCGACTCCAACGTGCTCCAGCGCCCTGACCAGGGCCTGTGCACCTGTCATCCGTTCGGTCATCGGCTCGTTCCTTGCGTGGCTACTCGCTTAAGGACATAAAAAATGCCCCTTCCCACCAGGCGGCGGGTCTGGGGCGGCGCGCAGGTCGTCGTGCTTCGCTATCGGCCTGCGCGCCGGCGAAGTACTACGAGAATCTCACTGCGAAGCATGGCCTACACCATAGCCGCTCCGAACGCCATCGCGCCAACTTCGTGGACACAAGTCTCAAACCGTGAGACTCGTGCGCATCAGCGAGTCGACCCCGCGCGCCGCCATCGGCCGCGCCACCAGGAAGCCCTGCCCCCTGGTGCAGCCCATCTGCTTCAGCAGTTCGAGCTGCTCAGGACGCTCGATCCCCTCGGCCACCACGATAAGCCCGAGGTCGTGCCCGAGACGCACGATCGTGCGCGTGAGCAGGGTCAGCGTGTCGTCCTTGCCGAGCCCCGAGACGAAGGACGGATCAATCTTGATCATGTCGACGGGCAGCTGCCTGAGGAAGGCCAGCGAGGCGTAGCCGGTGCCGAAGTCGTCGATCGCCAGCCGCACGCCGAGGGCCCGCAGCTCCGACAGCCGCTTGATCGTCTCCTCGGCGTCCTCGACGAGCATCTCCTCGATCACTTCGAGGGTGAGCACGGAGGCGGGCAGCCCGCTCTCGGTCAGCGCCTCCTCGACGGTCTCGACGAACCTGGGCGCCATGATCTGGCGTGCCGACAGGTTCACCGACAGCCCGATGTCCCACGACGAGGCCCGCCAGGCGGCCACCTCGCGGCACGCCTCGCGCAGGATCCACTCGCTCAGCGGCACGATCAGCCCGGTGTCCTCGGCCGCGCCGAGGAACTGCTCCGGCGGCACGAACACCGACCCGCGCCACCACCGCACCAGCGCCTCCACCGCGGTCACCCGCGAGGTGGCCAGGTCCACCACCGGCTGGTACTCGATCGCGAACTGCTGCTCGATCAACGCCCGCTGCAGGTCGGCGGCCAGCTCCAGGCGGCGCATGACGTCGGCGTGCATCTGCGCGGCGAACACCTCCACGCGCCGCCCGCCCAGCTCCTTGGAGCGCGCCATGGCCACGTCGGCGTTGCGGATGAGGTCGCCCGCCGGCAGGTCGTCCTCGGCGAAGGCGACGCCCACGCTCGCGGTCAGCGCCACGTCGCGGTCGGCGACCCGGAACGGCTCCTGCGAGACCGCGCGGACCAGCCGCTCGGCCATGTCGACCGCGACCTGCGCGTCACCGCCGGTCTCCACCAGCACCGCGAACTCGTCGCCGCCCCACCGGGCCAGCGTGTCGTCGGAGCGCACGGCGCCGCGCAGCCTGCGGGCCGCCTGGCCGAGCAGGTAGTCGCCGCTGGCGTGGCCGACCGAGTCGTTGACCGAGGTGAACCCGTCGAGGTCGAGGAAGATCACCGCGACGTTGGCCGTGCCGGGGCCTGCCGTGCGCCCCGACAGCACCTCGCGGGTGCGCTCCTCGAAGTAGGCGCGGTTGGGCAGGCCGGTGACGCCGTCGTGGAAGGTCAGGTGGGCGACCTGGTTGCGCAGCGCCTCCTCGTCGCTGACGTCGCGGGTCGTCACGAGCAGCAGGTCTTCGCCGCCGGCGTGGCGGGTGGCCACGGACTCGGTGGGGCGCCAGGTGCCGTCGGCCGCGCGCACCCGGCAGGCGATCAGGCAGGCGCCGGGCGCGGCGTTGTCCTCGTCGAGGTTCATCGCGCGCATGGCGACCTGGATGCCCGGCACGTCCTCGGGGTGGATGTAGTCGAAGATCGACCCGCCGACCAGCTCGTCGGGGCCGTAGCCGTAGGTGACCTCGACGCCCGCGCCGATCTCGCGTACGACACCCTCGTAGTCGCAGGTGAACACCACGTCGCCGGTGCTCTCCGCCAGCTCCCTGAGCTGGCGGTCGCTCAGCTTGACCAGGCCGCGCAGGCGCACGTTGGTCGCCGAGACCACGAACAGGCGCACCAGCAGGAGCAGCACCACCGAGACCGCGACCACCACGACGCCGGTGACCGGCGGCCCGGTGCGCCCGCCCGCCTGGTGCACGAGCAGCGTGCCCGCGGCCACGGCCACCAGCGCCAGCGGCACGAGCGCGACCGCGTGGCCGAGCGCGGGCCGCCGCGCCTGCCCGGCCTGCGGCCCCCAGGGGAGGACCGCCAGCAGCAGGAACGCGACGGGCGCGAGCATGACGCCCCACAGCTGCGGGTCGGCGTCCATGAGCCGGGCCACCGCCGCCGACATCCCGGCCACGGTCATCGTGGCCAGCACGCCCACGCCGGCCAGGCCCAGCAGCCAGGACGACGACCTGCTGGTCAGCACCGAGGGCACCACGGCGAACGTCACCAGCAGCCCCACCAGCGGCGGCAGCATGACCAGCGTGAACGCCGCCGCGTCGGCGGTCTCGGCGTACACGTGCCGCAGCGCCACCATCCAGCCGATCAGGAAGAGCGAGGCCGTGCACAGGTAGGCATCGGTGAGATGCCGTAAAGCGACCCTGGCCGGGAACTTGCGGTCGGCGGCGACCAGCGCGCCGCTCGCCATGACCACCGTGCCGAGCAGCATGAACAGGTCCGCGAAGCTGTTGAACAAGCTCTCGGTGAACGGCCGCAGCGCCACCCCGGCCGCCCAGATGACGGCGCCGCCGCCCATCCAGCGGGCACCCATGGCCGTCGGGCGGTGCTTGGCTGCCTGCCGCACCGAGGCGATCAGCAAGGAGGCGGCGGCGACCAGCGCCGCGAACGCTCCGGCGACCGCTCCGGTGACCAAGGCCGGGCTCTCCGTCAGGAGGACGGCGGCGAAGGCCACCGCGCCGGCCGCCGCGGCGGCGGCCGGCGGCACCCGGGGATCACGCCAGCGGATCACAGTCGTTGCCCATCCCGTCTAGAACTCTGCACCGATGATCGCCGAAGCCCGGTCGATCACTTCGCCAGTGTGTGCTGTCGTGGGTGCGCGGGTGGTGACAACGCCGATGTCGTCACCGATCTGATAACCAGACAGACCAATTGCCGCCAAGAGCTCCTTGACAGTGAGTCAGGAACTCCCTGCAAACGTAACCGTACGCACCGAAGGTCACGGACCAGCCACGTTCCGGGATCCTCTCAGTACGAGTCGGTGATGACATTCACCAACGGCTCGCCTGCCAGGTATCTCTCCACCTGAGCGCGTACGAGCCGGAGCGTGCGCCGCACCGAGGCGGGGGTGCTGCCGGCCACGTGCGGGGTGATCAGCACGCCCGGCGCGCTCCACAGAGCGTGACCTTCGGGCAGCGGCTCCGGCGCGGTCACGTCCAGCGCGGCGCGCAGCCGGCCGGTCTTGAGCTCGGCGACCAGCGCGTCGGTGTCGACGACCCCGCCCCTGGCGGCGTTCACCAGCACCGCGCCGTCCTTCATCCGGGCCAGGAACGCGGCGTCCACCATCCCGGCCGTGGCGGCGGTGGCGGGCACGAGCAGCACCACCACGTCGGCCTCCGGCAGCAGCGCGGGCAGCTCGTCCATGCCGTGCACGCCGTCGCGGGCGCTCCTCGCCACGCGGACGATCTCCACCTCGAACCCGTCGAGGCGCCGCTCCAGCGCCGCGCCGATGGAGCCGTAGCCGACGATCAGCACGGTGGAGTCGGCCAGCACTCCGGTGTGGTGGTAGGTCCACTCACCCCTGCGCTGCGCGTCCACGAAGCCGGGGAAGTCCCTGAGCACCGCGATCATGGCCCCGACCGCCCATTCGGCCGTCCCCGCCTCGTGCACGCCGCGCGCGTTGCACAGCACCGCGCCCTCCGGCAGGTGCGGCCGGTACGGCTCCACCCCGGCCGTCACGGTCTGCAGCAGCCGCAGCGAGCGCATCCTGGCCAGGGTCCCCGGCACGTCGGGGACGGTCACCAGAGGAGGGATCCACACCTCCACCTCTTCCACCCCTTCCGGCATCGGGGACGTGCCGTCATAGACGGCACATTCGACGCCGGGAAGCTCGGACAGTTCGTCGGCCACCAAGTCGGACGGAACCCAGGTCTTCATGCCGAGAACCTTACGACTACGGGGGAAGTATGGAACACATGAGGAAGCTCTGGACGATCATGCTACTGACCGCACTCACGGCATGCTCCGGGCTCACGGCCTGCTCGAACCGCGGCGGAGAGGTCCTCCCCACGGCGGCCGTGTCGGCGGGGGCCGCCCCGAGTGCTCCCGAGGACGTGGTGACCGGTCTGGCCGTGCCGTGGGGCATCGCGTTCCTGCCCGGCGGGGACGCCGTCGTCACCGAACGCGACACCGCCCGGGTGCTGCGGATCACCCGTACCGGCCAGGTGAGCGAGCTGGCCAAGATCGAGGACGCCCGGCCCGACGGCGAGGGCGGCCTCATGGGCGTCGCGGTCAAGGGGGACCAGGTCTTCCTCTACTACACCGCCGAGCTGGACAACCGCATCGTCCGCTACCGCCTCACCGGCGGCGGCCTCACCGACCAGCAGCTCCTCGTCCAGGGCATCCCGAAGGGCGGCATCCACAACGGCGGCAGGCTCGCCTTCGGCCCCGACCAGTTCCTGTACGCCACCACCGGCGAGACCGGCGACCGCGACCTGGCCCAGCAGCGCGACTCCCTGGGCGGCAAGATCCTGCGCATGACCGTGGACGGCGCCCCCGCCCCCGGCAACCCGTTCGGGACGCTGGTCTACAGCTACGGCCACCGCAACGTCCAGGGGCTGGCCTGGGACGGCTCGGGGCGCCTGTACGCCTCGGAGTTCGGCGCGAACAGCTACGACGAGGTGAACCGGATCGAGCCGGGCGCCAACTACGGCTGGCCCGAGGTCGAGGGCCGCGGCACCGACCAGCGCTACGTCAACCCGATCCTCACCTGGACCACGGAGGAGGCCTCGCCGTCGGGGATGGCCTACGCGAACGGGTCGCTGTGGGTGGGCGCCCTGCGCGGCGCGCGCCTGTGGCAGATCCCGCTGGGCGAGGACGGCTCCGCCGGCGCCCCGGTGGCCCACTTCACCGAGCGGTACGGCCGGCTGCGCGCGGTCGCGGCCACCACGGACGGCACGCTGTGGGTCGGCACCAGCAACAAGGACGGCCGCGGCTCCCCCAGGGACGGCGACGACCGCATCATGGCCGTGACCCGGTCCTGACCTCCGCCCGCGCGGGCGGCGTCACGGCGCCGCCCGCCTGCTTGCACCTCAGCGCGTCACGGCGCCTCAGCGGGTCACGGCGGTGCAGGTGATCTGAGTCTGCGGCCGGTACTTGGTGGTCAGCTTCTTGTCCTTCTTGACCACCTTGCCGTCCTTGTGGAACACCCGGGTCACGTCGATCGTGAACCCCTGCTCCCCCACGGTCGGCAGGCAGTCGGCCGCCGCGCTGCTCTCCCGCCGGAACGGCGTGAAGTCCCGCCGCTCCGACTCCACGGCCTCGACCCGGTCGTAGCGCTTGGTGCTCCACAGCGACACCGTCACCGAGGTGTCGGTGAAGGCCGTCTTGACCAGCACCCCGAACTCGGACTCGTTGCGCCACTTCAGGTCCAGGTCCGGATACAGCAGCGCCACGTCCCGCCCGGCCGGGTAGCGCGGCGCGTAGTAGTCCATCGGCTGGTGCTCCACGTCGTCGAAGCCGCCGAAGAACGCCGCGTTGTACATGGTGGTGGCGAACTGCGAGCCGCCGCCGCCGACGATGTTCACCATCCGTCCGCCGACGATCTGGCCGGCCTCGACGTACCCGTCCTCGACCGTCGGCTCCCCCACCACGTCGTTCAGTGAGAACGTCTGCCCAGGCCTGACCAGGTGGCCGTCGACCTCCTGCGCCATCCGCTGGATGTTCCTGCCCCGGGGCTGGCAGCAGTCGAACGTGGTGGTGAACTCGCCCACCAGCTCCTTGATCCCGAGCCCCTGGATCTGCGTGGTGTCCACGGCGGGGGTGACGGTGCCGAGCCGGACCGCGATCGTGCGCTCCCCGCCCTCGGCGAACACCTTCTCCGCGTCCCTGGCCAGCAGCTTGTCGTTGACGCCCCGGCCCGCGCGGGCGGGCACCAGGACGGGCTTGCCGTCCACGATCTGGTACGCGGCGTCCCGCGGCTGCTGCGCCGCGTCCACCAGGTTGCTCTCGACGGAGGCCAGCACCTGCTCGGCGTCGAACTCGGGCACCAGCCCGCCGTCACCGTCGGCGATGAAGGCGAGGTTCGCGGCGATCACGGCCGGCGGCACCTGCACCTGCTTGTCGTCGAGCGTCAGCGTCAGCGGCGCGGCCACGGCGGCCTTGGCCTTGGCCACCGCCGCGGTGACGGCCTCGGGGGTGGTGGCGGGCTTGGCCGGCCTGAGCGTGAGGACGACGGTGCCGCCGCCGTTCAGGAAGGCCTCGCTGACCCTGCGGACGGCGTCGTCGCGGTCGAGCAGCACGCCGTCCTCGGGCCTGCGGGCCCTGGGCTGCAGCCCCGTGAACGTCACCCGGCCCTCGACGGCGGGCTTGTCGATGCTCTCCGCCAGCCCCTCGACGGTCCTGGTGAGCTGGGAGGAGTCGACGGTGATCCTGGGCTGGAGCTCGGTCGTGCCGACCAGCCCCCGCCACACCTCCTCCGGGCTGGGGAACCCGCTGGGCGCCTGCCCGATGGTGGCGACCACGTCGAGCTCCAGGCCGGCCTCGTCGGGCTGGATGGTGTC
The nucleotide sequence above comes from Nonomuraea gerenzanensis. Encoded proteins:
- a CDS encoding acyltransferase family protein, translating into MTAQAGPSLATASGRRPELDAMRALVVVGLVFFHASLVFDSRDDFYVKNAETTDITFIIAGLCVIWAMPLLFLIAGLGSWHSMRRRGPGGFAGERLLRLGVPLVFALVVLLPLPQWLRARGEGYTGSYGEFWPRFFSVRLDLADFPFILEGEHFETGHLWFVVLLLTFSLLLAPLVRWVPRGWAGRARARLVAVSRPRGALLLLGLPVAAVCAVIGLAEEFGGWDRWAYLVFFLYGFLLVTDRDFRTAMRRDRVPAAVAAVALLAVGMPGFILVGQDPGTDPFRDLTPLAVGVRTLYGLAGWCALVAILGALDRPRTGPPSPGRRRGWYAYLAPAVLPLYILHQPIVVAVAYFVVGWRAPILAEYLVIVAISLALTVLAYDLLVRRTRVTRFLFGMREPTAGSG
- the map gene encoding type I methionyl aminopeptidase; this translates as MIEYKSAGEIAAMRESGKVVAAVHAAVREQAAVGVSLKELDEVARTVIAEARAKASFLGYHPSFGAMPYPGVICTSVNGVMLHGLPSPYRLKDGDLISVDCAAYIDGWHADGTVSFAVGEQRAEDLKLIRVAEETLAAGIEAARPGGRMGDIGHAMSTVGRGAGYGMQNDFGGHGIGRAMHEEPFVPNEARAGRGLRLRPGLVIAIEPSLMAGGGDRYYMSSDGWSVCTGDGSRSVHVEHTVAITEDGPVILTLP
- a CDS encoding PadR family transcriptional regulator — its product is MSAIRLLVLGAVRRHGRAHGYQVRNDLQFWGADEWSNTKPGSIYHALKQLAKQGFLHAYDIAPSTVGGPPRTEYELTDKGVAEYFSLLRGALTTHDRLDLLSAGLGFMADLPREEALALLRQRVEHLRAWRGSVTAYPAPEGHIGEITRLWVHSAEAGEAWTLGLIERIEGGAHSFAGEGGDPFAGVLAEE
- the ilvC gene encoding ketol-acid reductoisomerase, coding for MYYDDQADLSIIQGRHVAVLGYGSQGHAHALSLRDSGVDVRVGLPEGSKSREKAENDGLRVVTPAEAVEEANLTMILAPDHIQRHLYAEAVAPNLVEGDALFFGHGLNIRYGLIEAPEGVDVCMVAPKGPGHLVRRQFEAGRGVPCLVAVEKDASGKALDLALSYAKGIGGTRAGALRTTFKEETETDLFGEQAVLCGGVSELIKAGFETLIEAGYQPEVAYFECLHEMKLIVDLMYEGGISKMYWSVSDTAEYGGYTRGPRVINEESRQEMRRILAEVQDGTFARQLVEEFDSGQKEFQRYRDELAENPIEKTGAKLRPMMSWLKA
- the ilvN gene encoding acetolactate synthase small subunit encodes the protein MSRHTLSVLVENKPGVLARVSALFSRRGFNIDSLAVGPTEHDDISRMTIVVSVEELPLEQVTKQLNKLVNVLKIVELDPTQSVQRELMLIKVKADAESRSHVLELVNLFRARCVDVAADAVTIEVTGTPDKLEAFVKVLEPFGIKELVQSGMVAIGRGARSITDRSLRALDRTA
- a CDS encoding acetolactate synthase large subunit, whose protein sequence is MTERMTGAQALVRALEHVGVDTVFGIPGGAILPAYDPLYDSTKVRHVLVRHEQGAGHAAEGYAQATGKVGVCMATSGPGATNLVTPIADAFMDSVPIVAITGQVASPMIGTDAFQEADISGITMPITKHNFLVTDAGDIARTIAEAFHIAATGRPGPVLVDISKDALQAETTFSWPPTMQLPGYRPVTRPHSKQIREAAKLIAESKRPVLYVGGGVHKARASAELLQLAELTNIPVITTLMARGTFPDSHPQHMGMPGMHGSVSAVGALQKSDLIIGLGVRFDDRVTGHLPSFAPYAKVVHADIDPAEISKNRHADVPIVGDCKEVLTDLIAAVQASGQKGDYDEWWTILNGYKQTYPLGYETYDDGSLAPQYVMERLSAIAGPDAYYVAGVGQHQMWASQFIDYENPGTFINSGGAGTMGFAVPAAMGAKMGCPDATVWAIDGDGCFQMTNQELATCALEGVPIKIAVINNGNLGMVRQWQTLFYDQRYSNTDLQAPRRIPDFVKLAEAYGCVGLRCERPEDVDAVIKKAMEINDVPVVVDFVVHQDAMVWPMVPAGTSNDTIQIARDMAPKWENDDE